A genomic segment from Zygotorulaspora mrakii chromosome 1, complete sequence encodes:
- the ORC3 gene encoding origin recognition complex subunit 3 (similar to Saccharomyces cerevisiae ORC3 (YLL004W); ancestral locus Anc_5.213) produces MDVKEFANAQKTHYTVYPKVKKRKTAKNDIPFVKLLEGKESSTNVQIRWHLYHQLHSHFHSQVNAITENIEKDLKREISDILFPKCETTHTDAQAASFTTLLLLGSDSTTKIELPRDSQDTLNVLIELTPKESPNVRMMLRRSMFKLYSYADAILNIGSCQSRKIIAKLEDNARSDYYDQDDQDDQDDQDDQDDQDDQDGQEADHSDGDDIDNIRVNKGEQGDVSYDLTLVENFKMIFGKNLSLVFNFKDVDSINSHTLDSFIILLRSALKHSHVKLSLVFNINTNISNIEKNLTQSTIRLLKKNYNKLDVSSNKGFKYGNQIFQSFLDTVDGKLNLSIRFVQFLLDKMANNMNHNLQLLTKILDYSLMSYFFHNPFSVFIDPVNADYLNKDYLRMLVKCPTFMFFIEGLLKEGSPPEEIRSLINNENSTLSSFFMEFLVRENPVNGYAKYVANFLENELGIKNYNLIELYHKLLKGELQSYLQKWPICQEYTNELNFDPIDTIFQELFTLDNSNGLLTQALFPYYRSNLEDNLLHWERILPISLTKWQVKDITESESLDKSLAPVVGHFFKLYREANSFINVYDFYTTFRDTLPKAEIMAFVKKTSNNDNYCSFLESDNEKETFDKISLALFMQALFDFDHIGMIKTQTNKDSDIIEKYIWRGI; encoded by the coding sequence ATGGACGTAAAGGAGTTTGCAAATGCTCAAAAGACTCACTATACCGTTTATCCAAAAGTAAAGAAACGGAAAACtgccaaaaatgatattcCATTCGTCAAGCTTTTAGAGGGTAAAGAATCTAGCACAAATGTGCAGATCAGATGGCACCTGTACCATCAGCTTCATTCCCATTTCCACAGTCAAGTGAATGCCATTacagaaaatattgaaaaagaccTGAAAAGAGAGATTTCAGATATTCTATTTCCAAAATGTGAAACCACTCATACTGATGCTCAAGCGGCGTCATTCACGACATTGCTTCTTCTAGGCTCTGATAGTACTACGAAGATTGAGCTACCGAGGGATAGTCAAGATACTTTGAATGTTCTTATAGAGCTGACACCCAAAGAATCGCCTAATGTAAGAATGATGCTTCGAAGGTCTATGTTCAAACTATACTCATATGCAGACGCAATATTGAATATCGGTAGCTGCCAATCTCGCAAAATCATAGCAAAGTTGGAAGATAACGCAAGAAGTGATTACTATGACCAAGATGACCAAGATGACCAAGATGACCAAGATGACCAAGATGACCAAGATGACCAAGATGGCCAAGAGGCTGATCATTCTGACGGAGATGATATCGATAATATCAGAGTGAACAAAGGAGAGCAGGGCGATGTTTCTTATGATTTAACGCTTgttgaaaacttcaaaatgatttttggcaaaaatTTAAGCCTTGTTTTTAACTTTAAAGATGTGGACTCTATAAACTCTCATACCCTCGACAGTTTTATCATATTGTTGAGGAGTGCTTTAAAACATTCACATGTTAAACTAAGCTTAGTTTTCAATATAAAcacaaatatttcaaatattgaaaaaaatttgaccCAATCTACAATTAGgcttttaaaaaaaaactataaCAAATTGGATGTCTCTAGCAACAAGGGATTCAAGTATGGcaatcaaatatttcaaagcttTCTAGATACTGTGGATGGAAAACTTAACCTGTCAATTAgatttgttcaatttcttttggatAAGATGGCCAACAACATGAACCACAACTTGCAGCTCCTTACTAAAATCCTAGACTACTCTTTGatgtcatatttttttcataatcCATTTTCGGTTTTCATTGATCCAGTGAATGCGGACTATTTAAATAAGGATTACTTGAGAATGCTCGTGAAATGTCCCACATTCATGTTCTTCATTGAGGGTCTCCTCAAAGAGGGCTCTCCTCCAGAGGAGATTAGATCTCTAatcaataatgaaaacTCGACACTCTCCAGTTTTTTCATGGAATTTCTGGTAAGGGAGAATCCAGTGAATGGTTACGCAAAGTACgttgcaaattttttggaaaacgAACTTGGCATTAAAAATTATAATTTGATTGAGCTTTATCATAAACTTTTGAAGGGCGAGTTGCAGTCATACCTTCAAAAGTGGCCGATATGTCAGGAGTACACCAATGAGCTGAATTTCGACCCAATAGACACCATTTTCCAAGAATTATTTACACTCGATAATAGCAATGGTCTCCTGACACAAGCACTGTTTCCATATTATAGGTCTAATTTAGAGGATAATCTTTTGCACTGGGAGCGAATTCTTCCAATATCGTTGACTAAGTGGCAAGTAAAAGATATTACAGAAAGCGAATCTCTAGATAAATCCTTGGCCCCTGTTGTTGGACACTTTTTTAAACTTTATCGAGAGGCAAACTCTTTCATTAATGTTTACGACTTTTACACCACTTTTAGAGATACCCTGCCCAAAGCAGAGATAATGGCTTTCGTCAAAAAGACAAGCAATAATGATAACTACTGCAGTTTTCTTGAGAGTGACAACGAGAAAGAGacatttgataaaatttctCTAGCGCTATTCATGCAGGCACTTTTTGACTTCGATCATATTGGAATGATCAAAACACAGACTAACAAAGACTCCGACATTATAGAAAAATACATATGGAGAGGTATATGA
- the SFI1 gene encoding Sfi1p (similar to Saccharomyces cerevisiae SFI1 (YLL003W); ancestral locus Anc_5.215) has protein sequence MAGDGSKEFLLKNFELSDGTDSSVSTQLLINENVVSDSTDSLVNERIQELLDRVHITEYLPVNSDLSENTQEPFSFLPKRLHHEEAEAALNAEEFQGYRYTNNNVVKRKDLSMNQEYYPILAILYNRIQVFLLNNKMSLDFLKIFKSYMNHIIESGLNVLEDRYFLELQNELSDGFHFGPVMEEILNKFLLRPENLIMKLALFEHKMMLGNLQRFFSAWQLKCDMKLSLVKLENVWKQYIQRKYTAIWSRKYQYLESNLVTQANEFRVFTSLSSGFDKWMGKLDTNHAKDGLADHFFLDHIFRKIKKYVKTMNFMETEANGKYVRERQRYALRFMRLRFAETQFTCYKNDLKRILLRKLQSKLDHYKLLKARAEFTDSIFVLSSYLKKWYEKTESSIAHSNHLASLETRFRNKRTLNTLKDILNRNNQELQLMARLDRLLLEYTFKNIWQKRFQEHISMYSFWNKQNQQIVTLFLDAWRERLYFNSQAYQFRRKQQLLNAMLAWRIASKVKSHMYRNDRRRLAITFEQWLVKARLRKKHAHFLHGIIARMMFLRWKSTYLKKCDALSFSTHHYDECCLRRQMSKWVGKLGVLDEINERLLIYEKFCALETMRHGIKHGEEVNEISRQFNPVEISKGNLIRYLVLWKEMAISKKIKNLQDMLDDYQFENNNIVQHSYLQVWFKRMVFYQSECFQKSELKYGRSLKKRLFATIKAKEANIARLLQISDDLRRKSLMLNMIFSWEAHLGSLRGLHKKSEREINKRNLSLLLSYLKVWSMQILKSRRNDETVQIFRKRWDRAAVRGILLLWKNRTEHSPKKLRWKKSGKVVDALQFAPSSNLVTPVRNTSSNNNTIPGSEGVKKYRLEAMKSHYSKVRRAIPSPVKSSTTLDSIAKKKFSRENENTHWVAQPLPPPRISIERINKNLASKIDNINFERIPEVKLDPFVEQNDEKDPVLDRSLLELDEDISFDDSPTRRT, from the coding sequence ATGGCTGGAGATGGCTCAAAGGAGTTTCtgctcaaaaattttgagcTGTCAGACGGTACTGACAGCAGCGTTTCTACGCAACTTTTGATTAATGAGAATGTTGTTTCGGACTCTACTGATTCGTTGGTCAATGAACGTATTCAAGAGTTACTTGATCGTGTTCATATAACAGAATACCTCCCTGTGAATTCTGATTTATCTGAAAATACGCAAGAGCCCTTCTCGTTTCTCCCTAAACGACTACATCACGAAGAAGCAGAGGCCGCCCTGAATGCAGAAGAGTTCCAAGGTTATCGTTATACAAACAACAACGTTGTAAAGCGCAAGGACCTGAGTATGAATCAAGAGTACTACCCAATTTTGGCTATTTTGTACAACAGAATACAAGTATTCCTTCTCAATAATAAAATGTCTCTGGACTTTTTaaagatattcaaaagttaCATGAACCATATCATTGAAAGCGGGTTGAACGTATTGGAAGATCGCTACTTTTTAGAGTTGCAGAACGAGTTGAGTGATGGGTTTCATTTTGGCCCTGTAATGGAAGAAATACTAAACAAATTTCTTCTGAGGCCGGAGAACCTTATCATGAAGTTGGCTCTATTCGAGCATAAAATGATGCTTGgcaatcttcaaagatttttcagcGCTTGGCAGTTGAAATGTGACATGAAATTAAGTCTGGTTAAGCTCGAAAATGTGTGGAAGCAGTATATACAACGAAAATACACCGCAATTTGGTCAAGAAAATATCAGTATTTGGAGTCAAACTTGGTTACCCAAGCCAATGAATTCAGGGTATTCACTTCACTCTCTTCAGGCTTCGACAAATGGATGGGTAAATTAGACACAAATCATGCCAAGGATGGTCTCGCagaccatttttttctagaCCATATTTTCCgtaaaataaaaaagtaTGTCAAAACTATGAATTTCATGGAGACAGAGGCAAACGGAAAATATGTTAGAGAGCGTCAGCGTTATGCTCTGCGATTCATGAGATTGAGGTTTGCAGAAACACAGTTTACCTGCTATAAAAacgatttgaaaagaatccttttgagaaaattaCAATCAAAATTAGACCATTATAAGTTACTAAAAGCCCGTGCAGAGTTTACAGACTCAATTTTTGTACTGAGTAGCTACTTGAAGAAATGGTATGAGAAGACAGAATCCTCGATTGCACACTCTAATCACTTAGCTTCTTTGGAAACTAGGTTCAGGAATAAGAGAACATTAAACACTCTGAAGGACATTTTAAATAGGAATAATCAAGAGCTTCAGCTGATGGCAAGGCTAGATCGATTGCTACTTGAATATACATTCAAGAACATATGGCAAAAAAGGTTTCAAGAGCATATCAGCATGTATAGCTTTTGGAATAagcaaaatcaacaaatcGTTACGCTTTTCCTGGATGCCTGGAGAGAAAGGCTCTACTTCAATTCTCAGGCATACCAGTTCAGAAGAAAGCAACAATTACTTAATGCGATGTTGGCGTGGAGAATCGCATCAAAAGTCAAAAGTCATATGTATAGGAACGATAGAAGAAGGTTAGCAATCACATTCGAGCAATGGTTAGTAAAGGCAAGACTTCGCAAAAAGCATGCTCATTTTTTGCATGGCATTATAGCAAGAATGATGTTCTTGAGATGGAAAAGCACATACTTGAAAAAGTGCGATgcactttcattttcaacacaTCACTATGACGAGTGCTGCTTAAGAAGACAGATGAGTAAGTGGGTCGGTAAATTGGGTGTACTAGACGAAATCAATGAAAGACTCTTGATATATGAGAAATTTTGTGCATTAGAAACTATGAGGCATGGAATTAAGCATGGTGAAGAGGTAAACGAAATTTCAAGGCAGTTTAACCCTGTGGAAATTTCCAAAGGTAATCTTATTCGTTATCTTGTTTTGTGGAAAGAAATGgccatttcaaaaaagataaaaaacCTGCAAGACATGCTAGATGATTATCAATTcgaaaacaacaacatcGTCCAACACTCCTATTTACAAGTATGGTTTAAAAGGATGGTTTTTTACCAATCGGAATGCTTCCAGAAGTCAGAGCTGAAATATGGAAGGAGCCTTAAGAAAAGATTATTCGCAACCATAAAGGCAAAGGAAGCAAATATAGCAAGACTTTTGCAAATAAGTGATGACCTGAGAAGAAAATCTCTCATGCTGAatatgattttttcatgggAAGCGCACCTAGGATCACTCCGTGGTTTGCATAAAAAGAGtgaaagagaaatcaaCAAGAGGAATCTTTCACTTTTGCTAAGCTATCTTAAAGTTTGGAGTATgcagatattgaaaagcagAAGAAATGATGAAACAGTGCAAATATTTAGGAAAAGGTGGGATAGAGCTGCTGTTAGAGGTATACTATTACTCTGGAAAAATCGAACAGAACATTCACCCAAAAAATTGAGGTGGAAAAAAAGTGGGAAGGTTGTCGACGCACTGCAATTCGCACCAAGCTCTAATTTAGTGACTCCTGTACGAAACACCTCTTCAAATAACAATACTATTCCAGGTTCAGAAGGCGTTAAAAAATACCGCCTAGAGGCGATGAAATCCCATTATAGTAAAGTAAGAAGAGCAATACCAAGTCCGGTAAAATCCTCTACTACTCTCGACTCAATCGctaaaaagaaattttcgAGAGAGAATGAAAACACACATTGGGTTGCTCAGCCATTGCCACCTCCAAGAATAtctattgaaagaattaaCAAGAATCTGGCTTCAAAAATCgataatatcaatttcgAGCGTATCCCAGAAGTCAAACTCGACCCATTTGTCGAGCAAAACGATGAGAAAGACCCGGTACTCGATCGATCTTTGCTAGAGCTAGACGAGGATATTTCGTTTGATGATTCGCCTACTAGACGAACTTGA
- the OST1 gene encoding dolichyl-diphosphooligosaccharide--protein glycotransferase subunit OST1 (similar to Saccharomyces cerevisiae OST1 (YJL002C); ancestral locus Anc_5.214), with amino-acid sequence MVNCWSWYVAAICIFLRFGLCESFIPNSSWENIEYQKLVDVKHAYINEAFLITIKNIASEPQSEYFLALTEEIFEKISLFEVQLANKNVYVNASLYQSKCLLDDGSVVGYGLISLPSPIEPGKQVSLTIKLSHTAHGLPHPEHILLKDAQNLRFKTARLPFSAYYTRKANLQLLGSSKFTELSAPNDQSLRGTQRDDSYEFQSWDDIPPFETKNQLDVIYVHDLPLIEVLKLKRDVWVSHWASTLQFEEYYELINRSAKLKNGFSRLELMQDQKNMRLSHYCSVLEMNLPEESSEHYYTDLVGMVSTSRVLGDNLYIKPRYPLFGEWKYNFTVGWTNKLSTFLRQSSKESFILVVPLLNGPTDAFYGKSEISVFLPEGSVLQALDSSVPMKSAEVHTQKSYLDLNKGHIKVTCEFDNMIDANRDGQIVVKYSYPSQAAYKKPLSVACYIFAALMSFFLLKSVNLNLDKK; translated from the coding sequence ATGGTGAATTGTTGGAGCTGGTACGTTGCGGCTATCTGTATCTTTCTCAGATTTGGCCTTTGTGAATCATTTATTCCAAATAGTTCTTGGGAAAACATTGAGTACCAAAAGCTGGTTGATGTCAAGCACGCATATATCAATGAAGCTTTTCTGATCACCATCAAGAACATTGCAAGTGAACCACAGAGTGAATACTTTTTGGCGCTCACAGAGGAGATATTCGAGAagatttctttatttgaAGTGCAGCTTGCGAACAAAAATGTGTATGTCAATGCATCCTTATACCAATCAAAGTGCCTACTTGATGATGGATCAGTTGTGGGTTATGGATTAATCAGTCTTCCTTCCCCAATTGAGCCCGGCAAACAAGTATCTTTGACAATAAAGCTATCCCATACTGCTCATGGCCTTCCACATCCTGAACACATATTATTGAAGGATGCGCAAAATTTGCGTTTCAAAACCGCGAGACTCCCATTTTCTGCCTACTATACGAGAAAAGCAAACTTACAGCTGCTGGGCAGTTCCAAATTCACTGAATTGAGTGCTCCAAATGACCAAAGTTTAAGAGGTACGCAGAGAGATGATTCTTATGAGTTCCAGTCTTGGGATGACATTCCACCTTTCGAGACGAAAAATCAATTAGACGTCATTTATGTGCACGATTTACCTCTCATTGAGGtgctgaaattgaaaagagatgTATGGGTATCCCATTGGGCCTCCACTTtacaatttgaagagtaTTATGAGTTGATTAATCGTTCTGccaagttgaaaaatgggtTTTCCAGGTTAGAACTAATGCAAGACCAGAAGAATATGAGGTTGAGTCATTATTGCTCTGTTTTGGAGATGAATTTACCTGAGGAATCATCTGAGCACTATTATACTGATTTAGTTGGAATGGTTTCTACTTCTCGTGTGCTTGGTGATAACTTGTACATCAAACCGAGGTATCCACTGTTTGGTGAATGGAAATATAATTTTACTGTGGGTTGGACTAATAAGCTATCTACATTTTTACGCCAGTCTTCAAAGGAGTCTTTCATTTTGGTCGTTCCATTGCTCAATGGCCCAACAGATGCTTTTTATGGAAAATCCGAAATTTCAGTCTTTTTACCAGAAGGTTCAGTACTTCAAGCATTAGATTCCTCTGTTCCTATGAAGTCAGCAGAAGTACACACACAAAAATCATATCTAGATTTGAATAAGGGACATATCAAGGTAACCTGTGAATTCGACAACATGATAGATGCAAATAGAGATGGTCAAATCGTGGTAAAATATAGTTATCCATCACAAGCTGCTTACAAAAAACCATTATCCGTTGCATGCTATATTTTTGCAGCTTTGATGagttttttcttgttaAAGAgtgtaaatttgaatttggatAAGAAGTAA